A genomic stretch from Theobroma cacao cultivar B97-61/B2 chromosome 4, Criollo_cocoa_genome_V2, whole genome shotgun sequence includes:
- the LOC18602334 gene encoding putative disease resistance protein RGA4: MGEAVLSAVVEGVVSKATSVAIQHINLGWGFEEELEKLGYSLPIIRALLQDAEERQRNDKSVKLWLDKLRDVAYEADDVLDEFTYEILRRKVEIRDQIRRKVLYFFSPSNPILFRLKMDKKIKDIHKSVDGLNKLADQLGLQQRAIDVTPVLGASNEETVSFLDDSKIVGRKADVSKVVDLLINPSDGQIISVIPIVGMAGLGKTTLAKLVYNDVEVERHFDVKFWVCVSDNFDVKRILRHMLEHLTDENTTSFENKNSILEKFKKKLEGKKYLLVLDDLWSAEKWEDLRLCLLGVNRNKGNKVIVTTRNELVALKVQTLVDQWHHPEGLTHDECWSIIKEKAFKSSATSQELQSIGKEIAKKCKGVPLVAKVIGGTMRNEMGQEAWLNIHRSDVWGSVEDALRLSFDRLSSPLKRCFAYCAIFPKDFRIEKEQLIQLWMAEGFLQPLHGSSMSMMDIGNKHFNDLLSNSLFQDVEKDACGNIITCKMHDMVHDFAMSVSKFDILILEAGSSGRTDICNVRHLNVIDYRESLPTVLTSAAPKLHSLFSKIDVFQKRSSTFKSLRVLNFYGANHVYELPASLGKLKHLRYFDISKSRINTLPRSITKLYNLQTLRFMRCWSLTLPDGLRNLISLRHIHFDHETLQPVEIGHLTSLQTLTMFIVGLEKGRLIEELKCLDELCGELKICKLERVTDKEEAMRANLLHKTKLCKLIFEWSSAKDSYGNTEEVLEGLRPHSNLHSLIIRNYAGENFPSWIVRSVAGSSTLFLLNNLMELELIECRRCKSLPTLGHLPSLKILKLKKLKSVKCITSEFYYNNSSHGKGAAITLFPALEKFTLDHMTKLEEWAIADSATTTAFPCLEELNILWCPVLKSVPITRHPSSLRKLHIEWCEELSNIAEELSASKCLKELIIEGCSELSSIPDLEGFSSLVNLELVHCDKLESLPLMGRCSTLQKFHIEECRKLIDIRDGLSCSTRLKRLFIKSCPNLSSVPDLEAFSSLESLEVFCCDKLERLPIMGRCSSLQTFHIGRCEKLNKIGDALSNSPCLESLVIEDCGYLSSVPRLDGLFSLKELIVCHCPRLTNFQITGEFSSLGELRIENCRELSCIGDGLSTSTRLQKLSIRLCPKLSSIQPIDGLSSLRGLDFTESGQDLTCVLPSLLQFNNCLRELTISGFSNLISIPENLGKLHSLVYLNITWCPKLRCIPEDILGYLTHLERLRIGGFSEELEEFPGLSSVQHLQASLEYLHLIGWEKLKSLPPQLQCLTVLKKLRIERFHEMEALPEWFGNLSLLRRLKLISCHNLMHLPSLKVMQSLTLKKLQCSDCPRLKERCAKDSGPEWSKISHIPRTFIDGLSMGLYITHVKTNRSRN; the protein is encoded by the coding sequence ATGGGTGAAGCTGTTCTCAGTGCGGTTGTGGAAGGAGTGGTGTCAAAAGCTACTTCAGTTGCCATACAACATATCAACCTTGGATGGGGTTTCGAAGAGGAGTTGGAAAAGCTGGGTTATTCACTGCCCATAATTCGAGCTCTCTTGCAAGATGCAGAGGAAAGGCAGAGAAACGACAAGTCAGTGAAGCTATGGCTGGATAAACTCAGAGACGTCGCTTATGAGGCTGATGATGTGCTAGATGAGTTCACTTACGAAATTCTTCGAAGGAAAGTTGAGATTCGAGACCAAATCAGGAGAAAGGTACTATACTTCTTTTCTCCCTCCAATCCCATCCTGTTTCGTCTCAAAatggataaaaaaattaaggacATTCATAAATCCGTGGATGGCCTTAACAAATTGGCCGATCAGCTTGGTCTCCAGCAGAGAGCTATTGACGTAACTCCTGTACTTGGAGCATCAAACGAAGAGACAGTCTCCTTCCTAGACGACTCCAAAATTGTTGGGAGGAAAGCTGATGTCTCAAAAGTAGTTGACTTGCTAATCAACCCGAGTGATGGGCAGATTATCTCTGTTATACCTATAGTAGGTATGGCAGGTCTTGGGAAAACTACTTTGGCAAAACTAGTGTACAATGATGTTGAAGTGGAAAGGCACTTTGATGTAAAATTCTGGGTATGTGTGTCAGATAACTTTGATGTCAAAAGGATTTTAAGACATATGTTAGAACATCTTACTGACGAAAACACTACATCGTTTGAGAACAAGAATTCGATTCTTGAGAAATTTAAGAAGAAGTTAGAAGGGAAAAAGTATCTTCTTGTTCTTGATGACCTGTGGAGTGCTGAGAAGTGGGAAGACCTAAGGCTTTGTTTGTTAGGAGTCAATAGAAACAAGGGGAATAAAGTTATTGTAACAACCCGGAATGAACTTGTGGCACTAAAAGTGCAAACACTTGTTGATCAATGGCACCACCCCGAAGGACTAACCCACGATGAATGTTGGTCcataatcaaagaaaaagcatTTAAAAGCTCTGCAACATCTCAAGAATTACAGTCAATAGGAAAGGAAATTGCAAAAAAATGTAAAGGTGTTCCATTAGTAGCAAAAGTGATAGGAGGGACGATGCGCAATGAAATGGGCCAAGAGGCATGGTTGAACATTCATAGAAGTGATGTTTGGGGCTCAGTGGAAGATGCATTGAGATTAAGTTTTGACCGGTTGTCTTCACCTCTCAAAAGGTGTTTTGCATATTGTGCCATTTTCCCTAAAGACTTCCGCATTGAGAAAGAACAGTTAATTCAACTTTGGATGGCTGAAGGTTTTCTTCAACCACTTCATGGTAGTTCTATGTCAATGATGGATATTGGTAATAAACACTTCAATGACTTGTTGTCTAATTCCTTATTCCAAGATGTGGAGAAGGATGCGTGTGGAAATATTATAACATGCAAGATGCATGACATGGTGCATGATTTTGCAATGTCTGTTTCAAAATTTGACATCTTGATTTTGGAGGCCGGTTCCTCTGGCCGCACAGATATTTGCAATGTTCGGCATCTTAATGTGATTGACTATAGGGAATCATTACCAACTGTCTTAACAAGTGCTGCTCCAAAATTGCACTCTCTGTTTTCAAAAATCGATGTCTTCCAAAAAAGGTCAAGTACCTTCAAAAGCTTACGagttctaaatttttatggtGCTAATCATGTCTATGAGTTGCCAGCTTCCCTTGGAAAGTTGAAGCACTTGAGATATTTTGACATCTCAAAATCTCGTATCAACACATTGCCTAGATCCATCACCAAACTTTACAATTTGCAGACGTTAAGATTCATGCGTTGCTGGTCACTCACACTGCCAGATGGACTCAGGAATTTAATAAGCTTGAGGCATATTCATTTTGATCATGAAACACTTCAACCAGTTGAGATTGGACACCTTACCTCTCTTCAAACATTGACAATGTTCATTGTGGGTCTAGAAAAGGGACGTCTAATTGAAGAGCTAAAATGCTTAGATGAACTgtgtggagaattaaagataTGCAAGCTTGAACGTGTTACAGACAAAGAAGAGGCTATGAGAGCAAATTTATTGCATAAGacaaaattatgcaagctaaTATTTGAATGGAGCTCTGCAAAAGATAGCTATGGTAACACTGAGGAAGTGTTGGAAGGTCTCCGACCTCACTCAAATTTGCACAGCTTAATTATTAGGAATTACGCAGGAGAGAATTTTCCTTCTTGGATAGTAAGAAGTGTTGCTGGTTCCAGTACCTTGTTTTTGCTTAACAATTTAATGGAGTTGGAATTGATCGAATGCAGAAGATGTAAAAGCCTTCCGACACTTGGGCATTTGCCCAGTCTCAAAATTCTCAAACTGAAAAAGTTGAAAAGCGTCAAGTGCATTACTAGCGAGTTTTATTACAATAACAGTAGCCATGGAAAGGGTGCTGCAATCACATTGTTTCCTGCACTAGAGAAATTCACCTTGGATCACATGACAAAACTAGAAGAATGGGCAATAGCAGACTCAGCAACAACAACTGCTTTTCCTTGCTTGGAGGAGTTAAATATTTTGTGGTGTCCTGTCTTGAAAAGTGTTCCAATTACAAGGCATCCTTCATCTCTTCGAAAGCTTCATATCGAGTGGTGTGAAGAGTTAAGCAATATAGCAGAAGAGCTATCCGCTTCCAAATGTCTCAAGGAATTAATCATAGAAGGTTGTTCCGAGTTAAGCTCCATTCCGGATTTGGAAGGATTTTCTTCTCTCGTAAACTTAGAGCTTGTTCACTGTGACAAATTGGAAAGTCTTCCTTTAATGGGACGATGTTCAACTCTTCAGAAGTTCCACATTGAAGAGTGTAGGAAATTAATCGATATACGAGATGGATTATCTTGCTCCACTCGTCTCAAAAGGTTATTTATAAAATCGTGCCCTAATTTATCCTCTGTTCCAGATTTAGAAGCATTTTCCAGTCTTGAAAGTCTAGAAGTTTTTTGCTGTGACAAATTGGAAAGACTTCCCATAATGGGGCGTTGTTCATCTCTTCAAACTTTCCATATTGGCAGGTGTGAAAAGTTAAACAAAATAGGAGATGCACTATCTAACTCCCCTTGTCTGGAATCTTTAGTTATTGAGGATTGTGGTTATCTGAGCTCCGTTCCGAGATTGGACGGGCTCTTTTCTCTTAAAGAGTTGATAGTTTGCCATTGTCCTCGGTtgacaaattttcaaataacaGGTGAATTTTCATCTCTTGGGGAGCTCCGTATCGAAAATTGCAGGGAACTGAGTTGTATTGGGGATGGACTGTCTACTTCCACACGTCTCCAAAAGTTGAGCATACGCCTTTGTCCGAAGCTGAGCTCCATCCAACCTATAGATGGACTTTCCTCTCTTAGGGGCTTGGACTTTACAGAATCTGGCCAAGACTTAACTTGTGTACTACCAAGTTTACTGCAATTCAATAATTGTCTTAGGGAGCTGACTATATCTGGTTTCTCTAATCTGATATCTATTCCAGAAAATCTGGGGAAATTGCATTCTCTGGTTTACTTAAACATCACGTGGTGTCCAAAATTGAGGTGCATTCCAGAGGACATCCTTGGCTATTTGACCCATTTGGAAAGATTGAGGATTGGTGGTTTCTCAGAAGAGCTAGAGGAGTTCCCAGGTCTCAGTTCCGTCCAACACCTCCAAGCCTCCCTTGAATATTTGCATCTAATTGGATGGGAAAAGCTAAAGTCTCTGCCGCCCCAACTGCAGTGCCTCACTGTCCTTAAAAAATTGCGTATAGAGAGGTTTCACGAAATGGAAGCCTTGCCCGAGTGGTTTGGAAATCTCTCATTACTTCGACGGctaaaacttatttcttgtCATAATCTCATGCATCTGCCTTCCCTGAAAGTTATGCAAAGCCTTACCTTAAAGAA